One window of uncultured Erythrobacter sp. genomic DNA carries:
- a CDS encoding HigA family addiction module antitoxin → MEPYELDATSLATAIAVDPARLQSVIDGSKRIDGELDLRLARYFRMSEGFFMGLQIDCELRTAKRALNGELERIQPRAA, encoded by the coding sequence ATGGAGCCCTACGAATTAGATGCTACTTCCTTGGCGACGGCCATTGCGGTCGATCCGGCGCGGCTTCAATCCGTCATCGACGGCTCAAAGCGCATCGACGGTGAACTAGATCTGCGACTCGCCCGCTATTTCCGCATGTCGGAAGGGTTTTTCATGGGCCTTCAGATCGATTGTGAACTCCGCACGGCCAAACGCGCGCTCAATGGAGAGTTGGAGCGTATCCAACCTCGCGCTGCCTGA
- a CDS encoding type II toxin-antitoxin system RelE/ParE family toxin, giving the protein MIRSFACKETERIWRGCVSRKLPADIQQRALAKLALLNRVKTIDDLRNPPSNRLHPLTGDRSGQHSVSINRQWRICFVFENGEAHGVEIVDYH; this is encoded by the coding sequence ATGATCCGATCTTTCGCCTGCAAGGAAACCGAACGCATCTGGCGGGGTTGCGTCAGCCGCAAGTTACCCGCTGACATTCAACAGCGCGCGCTTGCAAAATTGGCGCTGCTTAATCGGGTCAAGACCATCGACGATCTGCGCAACCCGCCGTCGAACCGGCTCCACCCACTCACCGGTGACCGCTCCGGTCAGCATTCTGTTTCCATAAACAGGCAATGGCGTATATGCTTCGTGTTCGAAAACGGAGAAGCTCACGGTGTCGAAATCGTCGACTATCATTGA
- the uvrB gene encoding excinuclease ABC subunit UvrB, translating into MAQLVIRRGLDEPETGADFTPHRPQRPDKSMGGIPFKLVSEYEPAGDQPTAIAELTQSALAGEKTQVLLGVTGSGKTFTMAKVIETLQRPALILAPNKILAAQLYGEFKSFFPENAVEYFVSYYDYYQPEAYVPRSDTYIEKESSVNEAIDRMRHSATRALLERDDVIIVASVSCLYGIGSVETYSAMIFDIKLGETVDQRELIRKLVALQYKRNDASFTRGNFRVRGDSLEIFPSHYEDMAWRISFFGDEIEEIAEFDPLTGTKGAKLEKVRVYANSHYVTPGPTMKQAAAAIKFELEERLKELEIEGKLLERQRLEQRTHFDLEMIAATGSCAGIENYSRFLTGRLPGEPPPTLFEYLPENALLFVDESHQTVPQIGAMAKGDHRRKLTLAEYGFRLPSCIDNRPLRFNEWDAMRPQTFAVSATPGHWEMDQTGGVFAEQVIRPTGLIDPPVEIRPVEDQVQDCIVECKATAAKGYRTLVTTLTKRMAEDLTEFMHEAGVRVRYMHSDVETLERIELIRDLRLGVYDVLIGINLLREGLDIPECGLVAILDADKEGFLRSETSLIQTIGRAARNVDGRVILYADRITGSMERALAETDRRRSRQEAFNAEHGITPQTIKRNIHDIVAHSAAQDSVLVDTGDPERNNLVGHNLRSYIEDLEKRMRNAAANLEFEEAGRLRDEIRRLEADELGIPDKDKRAPIVGRSNEGKPGTRKTRYGKVRAKRVGGKP; encoded by the coding sequence ATGGCCCAACTCGTGATCCGCCGCGGACTGGACGAGCCCGAAACGGGCGCGGACTTTACCCCGCACCGCCCCCAACGTCCCGACAAGTCGATGGGCGGCATTCCGTTCAAGCTGGTCTCGGAATACGAACCGGCGGGCGATCAGCCGACGGCAATTGCCGAACTGACCCAAAGCGCGCTGGCGGGCGAGAAGACGCAGGTGCTGCTCGGCGTCACCGGCAGCGGCAAGACTTTCACGATGGCCAAGGTGATCGAAACCTTGCAGCGCCCCGCGCTGATCCTTGCGCCCAACAAGATCCTCGCCGCGCAGTTATATGGCGAATTCAAGAGCTTCTTCCCCGAGAACGCGGTCGAATATTTCGTCAGCTATTACGACTACTACCAGCCCGAAGCCTACGTCCCGCGCTCCGATACCTATATCGAGAAGGAATCCAGCGTAAACGAAGCGATCGACCGGATGCGCCACTCGGCCACCCGCGCGCTGCTGGAACGCGACGACGTGATCATCGTCGCCTCGGTTTCGTGCCTCTACGGGATCGGCTCGGTCGAAACCTATTCGGCGATGATTTTCGACATCAAGCTGGGCGAGACGGTCGACCAGCGCGAGCTGATCCGCAAGCTGGTCGCCCTGCAATACAAGCGCAACGATGCCAGCTTCACCCGCGGCAATTTCCGGGTGCGCGGCGATAGTCTCGAAATCTTCCCCTCGCACTACGAGGACATGGCCTGGCGCATCAGCTTCTTCGGTGACGAGATCGAGGAGATCGCCGAATTCGATCCCCTCACCGGCACCAAGGGCGCGAAGCTGGAAAAGGTGCGGGTCTATGCCAATTCGCACTATGTGACGCCGGGGCCGACGATGAAACAGGCGGCGGCTGCGATCAAATTCGAGCTGGAGGAACGGCTCAAGGAGCTGGAGATCGAAGGCAAGCTGCTCGAACGCCAGCGGTTGGAACAGCGCACGCATTTCGATCTGGAGATGATCGCGGCGACGGGGAGCTGCGCCGGGATCGAGAACTATTCGCGCTTCCTCACCGGGCGGCTCCCCGGCGAGCCCCCGCCGACTTTGTTCGAATACCTGCCCGAAAACGCGCTGCTGTTCGTCGATGAAAGCCACCAGACCGTGCCGCAGATCGGCGCGATGGCCAAAGGGGACCACCGCCGCAAGCTGACGCTCGCTGAATATGGCTTCCGCCTGCCCAGCTGCATCGACAACCGCCCGCTGCGCTTCAACGAATGGGACGCAATGCGCCCGCAGACTTTCGCGGTCAGCGCCACGCCCGGCCATTGGGAAATGGACCAGACCGGTGGCGTCTTTGCCGAACAGGTCATTCGCCCCACTGGCCTGATCGATCCGCCGGTCGAAATCCGCCCGGTCGAAGATCAGGTGCAGGACTGCATTGTCGAATGCAAAGCGACTGCCGCCAAGGGTTACCGCACTTTGGTGACGACGCTGACCAAGAGGATGGCGGAAGACCTCACCGAATTCATGCACGAGGCCGGGGTGCGGGTGCGCTATATGCACTCGGACGTCGAGACGCTGGAGCGCATCGAGCTGATCCGCGATTTGCGGCTTGGCGTCTATGACGTGCTGATCGGGATCAACCTGCTACGCGAAGGCCTCGACATCCCCGAATGCGGACTGGTGGCGATTTTGGACGCCGACAAGGAAGGCTTCCTACGCAGCGAAACCTCGCTGATCCAGACCATCGGCCGCGCGGCGCGCAACGTCGATGGCCGGGTGATCCTCTATGCCGATCGCATCACCGGCAGCATGGAGCGTGCGCTGGCAGAGACAGATCGCCGCCGATCAAGGCAGGAAGCGTTCAATGCGGAACACGGCATCACGCCGCAGACCATCAAGCGCAACATCCACGACATCGTCGCCCATTCCGCCGCACAGGATAGCGTGTTGGTGGACACCGGCGATCCGGAGCGCAACAACCTCGTCGGCCACAACCTGCGCAGCTACATCGAAGACCTCGAAAAGCGGATGCGCAACGCGGCGGCGAACCTGGAGTTCGAAGAAGCGGGCCGGTTGCGCGACGAAATCCGGCGGCTGGAAGCGGACGAACTGGGCATCCCCGACAAAGACAAGCGCGCACCGATCGTGGGGCGGAGCAATGAGGGCAAGCCGGGGACGCGCAAGACGCGGTATGGGAAAGTGCGGGCCAAGCGGGTGGGTGGGAAGCCTTGA
- a CDS encoding DUF3617 domain-containing protein — protein MKRMTIIAAASAALLVGCSGGKTDADGNGEISAKEVADKAQAEGIKPQPGLYKATITMTGIDVPGMPADMKGHGAGATTTSEDCLTAEDVDKGFEELVKKGQNGECAYESFNLNGGKLDAVMVCKTPEGEARMSMTGTTTPTSSEYNASTKMNFEGMGEGTMSFKVKHERVGDCPAK, from the coding sequence ATGAAGCGCATGACCATTATCGCCGCAGCCAGTGCGGCTCTGCTTGTCGGTTGTTCCGGCGGCAAGACGGATGCTGACGGCAATGGCGAAATCAGCGCCAAGGAAGTCGCCGACAAGGCTCAAGCCGAAGGAATCAAGCCGCAGCCCGGGCTATACAAGGCCACCATCACCATGACCGGGATCGACGTTCCGGGAATGCCTGCTGACATGAAGGGCCACGGTGCCGGTGCGACCACCACCAGCGAAGATTGCCTGACGGCTGAAGACGTCGACAAGGGTTTCGAGGAATTGGTCAAGAAGGGCCAGAATGGCGAGTGCGCCTATGAAAGCTTCAACCTCAACGGCGGCAAGCTGGACGCTGTCATGGTCTGCAAGACCCCCGAGGGCGAAGCGCGCATGTCCATGACCGGCACCACCACCCCGACCTCGTCCGAATACAACGCCAGCACCAAGATGAACTTCGAAGGCATGGGCGAAGGCACGATGAGCTTCAAGGTCAAGCACGAGCGGGTCGGTGACTGCCCCGCGAAGTAA
- a CDS encoding alpha/beta fold hydrolase codes for MTPQRFVPELSRIPSPLVAAATAAGAQARQAYAATAMARRVALAREACPEEFEAGKPRLMRLLGEADVLLEPLRRAKRKPAALATANPQVAMIIPGFGASPLRMRYLARQLESAGHVVKRWGQGRNWGPDPVRFDQIEARLVELHERHGRPVVLIGWSLGGLYAREIAKRQPQAVAKVVTMGSPFSGSPRANNVWRAYQFITGHSVDAPPVEAMLAVKPPVETVALWSANDGVIAPRCAAGRPGERDRAIPLRCTHMGFTYDAQVIQTLLSELETTRI; via the coding sequence ATGACACCGCAGCGCTTCGTCCCTGAGCTTTCCCGCATCCCGTCTCCGCTGGTCGCAGCGGCGACGGCTGCTGGCGCGCAGGCGAGGCAGGCCTATGCGGCGACGGCGATGGCCCGGCGGGTCGCGCTCGCGCGGGAAGCCTGTCCTGAGGAATTCGAAGCGGGCAAGCCGCGCCTGATGCGCTTGCTGGGCGAAGCTGACGTGCTGCTCGAACCGCTGCGCCGTGCCAAGCGCAAGCCTGCCGCCCTAGCCACCGCCAACCCGCAGGTGGCGATGATCATCCCCGGCTTTGGCGCGAGTCCGCTGCGGATGCGCTATCTTGCACGGCAGCTCGAAAGCGCGGGCCATGTGGTCAAGCGCTGGGGGCAAGGCCGCAACTGGGGTCCCGATCCCGTCCGCTTCGACCAGATCGAGGCGCGCCTGGTTGAACTGCACGAACGGCACGGGCGTCCGGTCGTGCTGATCGGCTGGAGCCTCGGCGGGCTCTACGCGCGCGAGATTGCCAAGCGTCAGCCGCAGGCGGTCGCCAAGGTTGTAACGATGGGCTCGCCCTTTTCGGGGAGCCCGCGCGCCAATAATGTGTGGCGTGCCTACCAGTTCATCACTGGCCATTCGGTCGATGCCCCGCCGGTCGAGGCCATGCTGGCCGTCAAACCGCCGGTTGAAACGGTGGCGCTGTGGAGCGCCAATGACGGCGTGATCGCCCCGCGCTGCGCGGCCGGCCGTCCCGGTGAGCGTGACCGTGCGATCCCGCTGCGCTGCACGCATATGGGTTTCACCTATGATGCCCAGGTGATCCAGACCCTGCTCAGCGAGCTTGAAACCACCCGCATCTGA
- a CDS encoding circularly permuted type 2 ATP-grasp protein, with translation MDASSSNFDEMFDSDGRTRPAYAEYCRWYNEQPPEFLRRKNREADDSFRRTGITFNVYGEDAAEERLIPFDMVPRIITASEWRKLSRGIEQRVRALNSFLYDLYHRQEIVRAGRLPERLLRTNDAWLANMVGFTPPGGIYTHIVGIDLVRTGPDEFFVLEDNARTPSGVSYMLENRETMMGMFPDLFSRVAVESVSNYPRRLARSLAACVPPAFTGGKPTVAVLTPGIYNSAYFEHAFLADQMGAELVEGSDLRVVGGRVQMRTTRGYQPIDVLYRRVDDEYLDPLTFNPDSALGVPGIMDVYRAGGITIANAPGTGVADDKAIYSFMPEIVEFYTGEKPLLPNVQTWRCADKDALGYVLDNLAELVVKEVHGSGGYGMLIGPTSSKREIEAFRAKLVARPENYIAQPTLALSTCPIYTAKGLAPRHLDLRPFVLVSPEGIDITPGGLTRVALKKGSLVVNSSQGGGTKDTWVLKD, from the coding sequence ATGGACGCGAGTAGCAGCAATTTCGACGAGATGTTCGATAGCGATGGCCGCACGCGGCCAGCCTATGCTGAATATTGTCGCTGGTATAACGAGCAGCCGCCCGAATTCCTGCGCCGCAAGAACCGCGAGGCGGATGATAGCTTTCGCCGCACCGGCATCACCTTCAACGTCTATGGCGAGGATGCGGCGGAAGAGCGCCTGATCCCGTTCGACATGGTGCCGCGGATCATCACCGCGAGCGAGTGGCGCAAGCTATCGCGCGGGATCGAACAGCGGGTGCGGGCGCTCAATTCGTTCCTCTATGATCTTTATCACCGGCAGGAAATCGTCCGCGCCGGGCGTCTGCCGGAGCGTTTGCTGCGCACCAATGACGCATGGCTCGCCAACATGGTCGGCTTCACCCCGCCCGGCGGGATTTACACCCACATCGTCGGGATCGACCTCGTTCGCACCGGGCCGGACGAGTTCTTCGTGCTGGAGGACAATGCGCGCACGCCGTCGGGCGTCTCCTACATGCTGGAAAACCGCGAGACGATGATGGGGATGTTCCCCGATCTGTTCAGCCGCGTGGCGGTGGAGAGCGTGTCGAACTACCCGCGCCGCCTTGCCCGCAGTCTCGCCGCCTGCGTCCCGCCCGCGTTCACCGGCGGCAAGCCGACCGTCGCGGTGCTGACGCCGGGGATCTACAATTCCGCCTATTTTGAGCACGCCTTCCTCGCCGATCAGATGGGCGCAGAACTGGTTGAGGGCAGCGATCTGCGCGTGGTGGGCGGCCGTGTGCAGATGCGCACCACCCGCGGCTACCAGCCCATCGACGTGCTCTATCGCCGGGTCGATGACGAATATCTCGATCCGCTCACCTTCAACCCCGATAGCGCGCTCGGCGTGCCGGGGATCATGGATGTGTACCGCGCGGGCGGAATCACCATCGCCAATGCGCCCGGCACCGGGGTGGCCGATGACAAGGCGATCTACAGCTTCATGCCGGAAATCGTCGAATTCTATACCGGCGAAAAGCCCCTGCTGCCCAACGTCCAGACCTGGCGCTGCGCAGACAAGGACGCGCTTGGCTACGTGCTCGACAATCTGGCCGAACTGGTGGTCAAGGAAGTGCACGGATCGGGCGGCTACGGGATGCTGATCGGGCCGACCTCGTCCAAGCGCGAGATCGAGGCTTTCCGCGCCAAGCTGGTTGCCCGGCCGGAGAATTACATCGCCCAGCCCACACTCGCGCTGTCGACCTGCCCGATTTACACCGCCAAGGGCCTCGCCCCCCGGCACCTTGATCTCAGACCCTTTGTGCTGGTCTCGCCCGAGGGGATCGACATCACGCCCGGCGGGTTGACGCGGGTGGCGCTGAAGAAGGGTTCGCTGGTGGTGAACTCCTCGCAGGGCGGGGGCACCAAGGACACCTGGGTGCTGAAGGACTGA
- a CDS encoding alpha-E domain-containing protein: MLGRTANGLFWMFRYLERAENTARLLEAALRMALTRDLATAEAEWRSVIATLGLSKAYEALHESYDGMQVWNFVLRGPSNPGNVRLMFGGVRSNARTARTNISSDVWEAVNENWMKLDALLARPVGQAGVGEVLAAIRRAGTQVHGAFDGSMLRDEGYHFSRAGTFIERSDSTARILDMKYFLLLPSLSYVGSSLDTGQWEQVLRSVAGARVYSWLNAGQIEARGIVEFVVLDDRFPRSLAFCRNALRDCLAALARMHGVEGRAVALMRDSDTRISHLCVDQIFEQGLHEFLVDFLSRNASISQAIAEDYRFHA; the protein is encoded by the coding sequence ATGCTAGGCCGCACCGCCAATGGGTTGTTCTGGATGTTCCGCTATCTTGAGCGGGCCGAGAACACCGCACGCCTGCTTGAAGCCGCGCTGCGCATGGCGCTGACCCGCGATCTGGCCACGGCCGAAGCGGAATGGCGCTCGGTGATTGCGACGCTCGGGCTGAGCAAGGCCTATGAGGCGCTGCATGAAAGCTATGACGGGATGCAGGTCTGGAACTTCGTGCTGCGCGGGCCGTCCAATCCCGGCAATGTCCGGCTGATGTTCGGGGGGGTAAGGTCAAACGCCCGGACTGCGCGCACCAACATTTCCTCAGATGTCTGGGAAGCGGTCAACGAGAACTGGATGAAGCTTGACGCGCTGCTTGCTCGCCCGGTGGGTCAGGCAGGCGTGGGCGAGGTGCTGGCCGCGATCCGCCGTGCCGGCACGCAGGTTCACGGCGCTTTCGATGGCTCGATGCTGCGAGACGAAGGCTATCATTTCAGCCGTGCAGGCACTTTCATCGAACGTTCGGATTCCACCGCGCGCATTCTCGACATGAAGTATTTCCTGCTGCTGCCTTCGCTCTCCTATGTCGGGTCGAGCCTGGATACCGGGCAGTGGGAACAGGTGCTGCGATCGGTCGCAGGGGCGCGGGTCTATTCTTGGCTCAATGCGGGGCAGATCGAGGCGCGCGGGATCGTCGAATTCGTGGTGCTGGATGATCGCTTCCCCCGCAGCCTCGCCTTCTGCCGCAATGCCTTGCGCGATTGTCTGGCCGCGCTGGCGCGGATGCACGGGGTCGAGGGGCGCGCCGTTGCCCTGATGCGAGATTCCGACACCCGCATCAGCCACCTGTGCGTCGACCAGATTTTCGAACAGGGGCTGCACGAGTTCCTCGTCGATTTCCTGTCCCGCAACGCCAGCATCAGCCAAGCCATCGCTGAGGATTACCGGTTCCACGCATGA
- a CDS encoding transglutaminase family protein produces the protein MTLSIRHTTHYAFTQPVVHALQRLRLTPKETQGQRIIDWRMTFDNAHAELQYDDQHFNHVTLIGLEPGAREVTVTCEGVVETDDNAGVIGRHSGHLPLWSFLRQTSLTRPGAKLRGLLREVQGPADKAPLEFLHSLSDLIRGRITYEAGRTHSGTTAEEAVIHGFGVCQDHAHIFIGAARANGIPARYVSGYLMMDDRIQQEATHAWAEAHVEGLGWVGFDVSNGISPDPRYVRVATGSDYRDAAPVTGISFGGAADEVLTVGVAVEAKPSAGQSQSQGQSQSQSQGQSTQ, from the coding sequence CTGACTCTCTCGATCCGGCACACCACCCATTATGCCTTCACGCAGCCGGTGGTTCATGCGCTCCAACGGCTGCGGTTGACGCCCAAGGAAACGCAGGGCCAGCGCATCATCGACTGGCGCATGACCTTCGACAATGCCCATGCCGAGCTGCAATATGACGACCAGCATTTCAACCACGTCACGCTGATCGGGTTGGAGCCGGGCGCGCGGGAGGTGACTGTAACCTGCGAAGGCGTGGTCGAGACCGACGACAATGCCGGGGTAATCGGCCGCCATTCGGGCCACCTGCCCTTGTGGAGCTTCCTGCGTCAGACCTCGCTGACGCGTCCGGGCGCCAAGCTGCGCGGCTTGCTGCGCGAGGTGCAAGGGCCAGCGGACAAGGCGCCGCTCGAATTTCTTCATTCGCTGTCCGATCTGATCCGGGGGCGGATCACCTACGAAGCCGGGCGCACCCATTCCGGCACCACTGCTGAAGAAGCGGTGATCCACGGCTTTGGCGTGTGTCAGGACCATGCGCATATCTTTATCGGCGCCGCCCGCGCGAACGGCATTCCGGCGCGCTATGTTAGTGGCTACCTGATGATGGACGACCGTATCCAGCAGGAAGCCACCCACGCCTGGGCCGAAGCCCATGTTGAAGGGCTGGGCTGGGTCGGCTTCGATGTATCGAACGGGATCAGCCCCGATCCGCGCTATGTCCGCGTGGCGACGGGGAGCGACTACCGCGATGCCGCGCCTGTCACCGGGATCAGCTTTGGCGGGGCGGCCGATGAAGTGCTGACCGTGGGCGTCGCGGTTGAGGCGAAACCTTCGGCCGGGCAATCCCAAAGCCAAGGCCAAAGCCAAAGCCAGAGCCAAGGCCAGTCGACGCAATAA